The genomic window CCGTTAGGTCTTTTCTTTCATAAAGCTTACGGTTGGTAGTGCGCTTGACAACAGGGCTTTTTAGCAAGATGTCTTCAAGATCGGCTTTCTCTTTTGGCCATTTAATCTTCAACACGACAAGTTTATGATAGCGGTCTTGTTTTTCAGGGGAAAACTCAAAATTATGCCCGATATGGGCTTTTTCTAAGAGGTAGCTTGCGTTTTCAAGGGCAGCACCCACGGCAAAGATGGTGGCGTTTTGCTCGAAATTGAAAAAAGAGGTATCAACCACAGGGTCATAAAGAAAATGGATGGTGTTCTCACCTTCTAGCTTAAAGCGCCAGGGCTGAAGGTTATCCCCTGAAGGTGCCCAACTTGCTGCTTTAAGTACGGTTTCAATTTCAGGGGATAGTTTAGTTTCAGGCTTGGGTAAGTGCCAGTCATAGGGCTTAGAGATGTAAAAACTGGTAGCAATTCTTATCTGAGGGGGCACGGGAACCTTGAAATATTTTTTCCGGCGTCTTGAGGAAGGGCGCTCAAGGCTCTGGTGGGTTACAAACTGATAAGTCACCCGTGCGCCAGGGATGGCAATTATCTGGGCAAGCTCACACCATTCTTCTTTACTCAGGGCAGCTTTGATGGAGTCTTCATACTCTTTTTTCATGAGTTCAGTATAAGTGGCACCGAAAACGTTGACGTGAAAAGCCCTTTCAAGGGGTGTGAGGCGGATGAGGTCGCGCACTAGGATGGCGGCGTCTTTTTTGGCCACTCTTTTTATTTCGCGCAAAAGCTCTATGGGCTGCGGGATATGGTGGAGCATATTATGGCAATACACACAATCAAAACTCTCAGAAGGAAAGGGAATGTTTTTGGCGTCAGCTTTCATGAAATTAATGCGTTCAAGCACGCCTTCTTTTTGGGCATTTTCCCGGGCAACGGTGAGCATATTTTCAGAAAGATCCACCGCCACGATAGAAATTTTTGGGCAAAGCTTGGCAAGCTCTATAGCCAAGTGACCTGTGCCTGTGCCAATATCAAGGAATAGGCCTTCTTCAGGGGCGAAGTTGATAATGGTTTCAAGAAAGCCAAAGTGCAAAATTTTTAAGTATTTGCGTACCAGGCCATCATAAGCCCGCACTTCTTCTAGGGAAAGCATCACTTCTAATTCTAAGACGCGTTCTGGTAGTTTGAGCATTTTTAATTTCCCTTTAAGTTGCTATTTACTCTATAAAATCATGTGAGATAGGCATAGTTCGCCGTAGCAATATCACCTTGGTCCGTGATCAAGAGGCGACTTGTTTTTTCGTGGTCTCTTTATTCTTCCGGCATATTAACATAGATTCAGATTTTTTTATAAATTGTTATTACAAAGATCAAATGGCCTTTTCTTAAAATTTATCGAAAAAGAAGAAAGGGGCCTTTAAGGCCCCTTTCTTAAATAATTTTTATGATGAAATTTTTTTTTACTTGGTGCGTTTTCTTACGACACTTCCCACAAGGAGCATGCCAGCGCCCAA from Thermodesulfatator atlanticus DSM 21156 includes these protein-coding regions:
- a CDS encoding methyltransferase domain-containing protein; its protein translation is MLKLPERVLELEVMLSLEEVRAYDGLVRKYLKILHFGFLETIINFAPEEGLFLDIGTGTGHLAIELAKLCPKISIVAVDLSENMLTVARENAQKEGVLERINFMKADAKNIPFPSESFDCVYCHNMLHHIPQPIELLREIKRVAKKDAAILVRDLIRLTPLERAFHVNVFGATYTELMKKEYEDSIKAALSKEEWCELAQIIAIPGARVTYQFVTHQSLERPSSRRRKKYFKVPVPPQIRIATSFYISKPYDWHLPKPETKLSPEIETVLKAASWAPSGDNLQPWRFKLEGENTIHFLYDPVVDTSFFNFEQNATIFAVGAALENASYLLEKAHIGHNFEFSPEKQDRYHKLVVLKIKWPKEKADLEDILLKSPVVKRTTNRKLYERKDLTEKAREKIISCGKDLGIEVKILEGKKLEDLAELLYLADLIRVERKDLHEFLHDTIRWCPSCQVLGDGMPIKSLEAGAPGELVLKATRPWSVMKNLNKLGFARAMAEHTKKLALSSSGIMAFCAESLDEKAYFNVGRACERAWLSLTEMGLFAQPLAAAPLFMIRWQKGRWFDFTARHQFFMQKIARGFERLGLKNCLMFLRFGVAEPPSARAPRKPVTDFVIS